The Chryseolinea soli genome contains a region encoding:
- a CDS encoding phytanoyl-CoA dioxygenase family protein, which translates to MKPLFTPEQLAQYNTDGYIVVENFCYPQEIDRLMTIAYEDKNIRSNAWDLDDQTGKKTKLSLWYTPGNNPFGYLTRSERMVHRVAQLMDGNGRICHYHSKLMQKEPRVGGAWEWHQDYGYWYKNQFMYPDQLMSVMVALTTANKGNGCLQVIKGSHKLGRVNHGFAGEQVGADMVMVNNALKTMELVYCELHPGDALFFHSNLLHRSEANLSENSRWSVISCYSAESNLAYNEPSSAWKVPLEIVPDNALMEWETESFSEKDFLKKENDEALKESGWETKL; encoded by the coding sequence ATGAAACCACTCTTCACGCCCGAACAACTGGCCCAATACAACACCGATGGATATATTGTTGTCGAGAACTTCTGCTATCCGCAAGAGATCGACCGGCTCATGACCATCGCCTACGAGGACAAGAACATCCGCTCCAACGCCTGGGATCTTGACGACCAGACGGGTAAAAAGACAAAGCTTTCCCTTTGGTATACGCCGGGCAACAATCCCTTTGGCTATCTCACACGAAGCGAGCGCATGGTACACCGCGTGGCGCAATTGATGGACGGAAACGGGCGCATTTGTCACTATCATTCGAAGCTTATGCAAAAGGAACCTCGCGTGGGCGGTGCGTGGGAATGGCACCAGGACTATGGCTATTGGTATAAGAACCAATTTATGTATCCCGACCAATTGATGAGTGTGATGGTAGCCCTGACGACGGCGAACAAAGGCAACGGCTGTCTGCAGGTGATCAAGGGCTCGCATAAGCTTGGCCGTGTCAATCATGGTTTTGCCGGCGAACAAGTGGGCGCCGATATGGTAATGGTCAACAATGCGCTGAAAACCATGGAGCTGGTCTATTGCGAATTGCATCCCGGCGACGCGCTCTTCTTTCACAGCAACCTGTTGCACCGTTCCGAAGCCAACCTGTCGGAGAATTCGCGGTGGTCGGTGATCTCCTGCTACTCAGCCGAATCCAACCTTGCCTACAACGAGCCGTCTTCGGCGTGGAAAGTTCCCCTGGAGATCGTTCCGGACAATGCCTTGATGGAGTGGGAGACGGAGTCGTTCTCGGAAAAAGATTTCTTGAAAAAAGAAAACGACGAGGCCCTGAAAGAGTCGGGCTGGGAAACCAAATTGTGA
- a CDS encoding DUF4832 domain-containing protein — MSRTLCFALLVIMGCQSTPQEITVTYQESAEDFPNPERGFYHPTNALASKFEPLSEGVLKGYRSPTRKGKAEYDVVSTLIYRDFVLDNFTTQPLSEDFLTQIKTDFSTARTAGVKLIPRFTYIVKTKKGNCPDVSICPPYGDAPKNIVLGHIAQLKPVLHENADVIAFVQMGFIGIWGENYYTDYFGDASNNNHQKKLLDANWQDRIDVLKALLDATPPELMVQVRTPQIKQRQVYGIQAPVTSEPLTENEAFNGTDKARIGFHNDCFISSPDDYGTFDDYGNSATPRKSETATLRKYFAADSRFVVVGGETCSDDYSPENDCGPAGHAEQEMKDMHYTYLNTSYNNDVNNDWVTGGCMESIKRNLGYRFVLKTGVYPSAVSDSLKVKLSLENVGYASPVNARPVELILRNVDDKSVHTFTFRTDIRKWYSGNVALIGSFSVSTIPAGSYELLLNFPDAHSALAKRAEYSIRLSNHEVWEAETGFNKLNFRIKVK; from the coding sequence ATGAGCCGAACACTCTGCTTTGCCTTGCTAGTTATTATGGGGTGCCAGTCCACGCCACAGGAGATCACCGTCACCTACCAGGAGTCTGCCGAAGACTTCCCCAACCCCGAGCGCGGATTCTATCACCCCACCAATGCGCTCGCGAGCAAGTTCGAGCCATTGTCGGAAGGCGTTTTGAAAGGCTACCGGTCACCCACACGCAAAGGCAAAGCCGAATACGATGTGGTGAGCACGCTGATCTACCGGGATTTCGTTTTGGACAATTTCACCACCCAGCCCTTAAGCGAGGACTTCCTCACGCAAATAAAAACCGATTTCAGCACAGCGCGCACCGCCGGCGTGAAGCTGATCCCGCGATTCACGTATATCGTCAAAACAAAAAAAGGGAACTGCCCGGATGTTTCCATCTGCCCGCCTTATGGTGACGCACCAAAAAATATCGTACTGGGCCACATCGCCCAACTCAAACCTGTTCTCCATGAGAATGCCGACGTGATCGCCTTTGTGCAAATGGGCTTTATCGGAATCTGGGGAGAAAATTATTACACCGATTATTTCGGCGATGCCTCCAACAACAACCATCAAAAGAAATTGCTCGACGCCAACTGGCAGGACCGCATTGACGTGTTGAAAGCCCTACTCGATGCCACACCCCCCGAGCTCATGGTACAGGTTCGAACACCCCAGATCAAACAACGACAGGTCTATGGCATCCAGGCGCCCGTCACCTCCGAGCCCCTCACAGAAAATGAGGCCTTCAACGGAACCGACAAAGCCCGCATCGGTTTCCACAACGACTGCTTCATCTCCAGCCCCGACGACTATGGAACCTTCGACGACTACGGCAATTCCGCCACACCCCGCAAATCCGAAACCGCGACGCTTCGAAAATATTTTGCCGCCGACAGCCGGTTTGTCGTTGTTGGCGGCGAAACCTGCAGCGACGACTACAGTCCCGAAAATGACTGCGGCCCCGCCGGACATGCAGAACAGGAGATGAAAGACATGCACTACACTTACCTGAACACCAGCTACAACAATGACGTGAACAACGATTGGGTGACGGGTGGATGTATGGAAAGCATTAAGAGAAATCTGGGCTATCGGTTCGTACTAAAAACGGGAGTTTATCCTTCTGCCGTATCGGATTCTTTGAAAGTGAAATTGTCGCTGGAAAATGTCGGCTATGCTTCCCCCGTCAACGCCCGGCCGGTGGAATTGATCCTCAGGAATGTGGATGACAAATCTGTCCACACCTTTACGTTTCGCACGGATATTCGAAAATGGTACAGTGGCAATGTGGCGCTGATCGGAAGCTTTTCGGTTAGTACAATACCTGCGGGCTCATACGAGCTATTGCTGAATTTCCCTGACGCTCATAGCGCGTTAGCAAAGCGCGCGGAGTATTCGATCAGGCTGTCCAATCATGAGGTCTGGGAAGCTGAGACAGGGTTCAACAAGCTCAACTTCAGGATCAAAGTGAAGTAG
- a CDS encoding toxin-antitoxin system YwqK family antitoxin, translating into MIFVQINIRLHNITFGAFMKPLLAPSLILIVLLTACGGKVEIQAEYVNDPEGKEYKVLEYEYVLTKASNGNEIKQRHGFMRMYYPNGKIEKEEHYEQGVLQGESRSYTERGILFHVKNWSNGALEGKATLYNSTGMISMEANYRNGQRDGEERLYHKNRKVEAIFIYKDDRLWQSVASYDSTGKKLDEHAVVEGNGVLNVWSANNTLSASTEMKNGLFHGKARRYFANGKLEKEYDFREGRKYGLFKIFYRNGVLARESTYENDYLIGVNRLYDSSGVLREELSYKDHLTPLDIIQLSGNIVKTISKGLDLDLGVLSGAHKTYHENGKLQLEEYYFDNQPDSIAREYYDNGRLKTEIFYDGDFERARRYEKTFERNGKLVKSVTYAKREPGAEPDTVSSFLKDALAPDKP; encoded by the coding sequence TTGATTTTTGTACAAATAAACATAAGATTACATAACATTACTTTTGGTGCCTTTATGAAACCCCTGTTAGCTCCATCCCTGATCCTGATTGTACTGCTGACGGCATGTGGCGGAAAGGTTGAGATCCAAGCGGAGTATGTAAACGACCCGGAAGGCAAGGAATATAAAGTTCTCGAGTACGAGTATGTTCTCACAAAAGCCAGCAACGGAAATGAAATTAAGCAACGGCATGGTTTTATGCGGATGTATTATCCCAATGGAAAAATTGAGAAAGAAGAACATTATGAACAGGGTGTCTTGCAAGGGGAGAGCAGGTCGTATACCGAGCGCGGAATTTTGTTTCATGTTAAGAACTGGTCAAATGGCGCCCTCGAGGGTAAAGCGACTTTATACAATTCGACAGGAATGATTTCTATGGAAGCGAATTATAGGAACGGCCAGCGTGATGGAGAGGAGCGACTCTACCATAAAAACAGAAAAGTCGAAGCTATATTTATTTATAAAGATGACAGGCTGTGGCAGAGCGTTGCAAGTTATGACAGTACCGGAAAGAAGCTAGACGAGCATGCTGTGGTGGAAGGCAATGGCGTTTTGAACGTCTGGAGCGCTAATAATACCCTTTCGGCAAGCACGGAGATGAAGAATGGCTTGTTCCATGGCAAAGCGAGGCGATACTTTGCCAATGGGAAACTTGAAAAGGAATATGATTTCAGAGAAGGCCGGAAATATGGTTTGTTCAAAATCTTCTATCGCAACGGGGTGCTTGCGCGCGAATCGACCTACGAGAATGATTACTTGATCGGCGTCAATAGATTGTATGATTCCAGCGGCGTGTTGCGGGAAGAGCTCTCCTATAAAGACCATCTGACACCATTGGACATTATCCAGCTCAGCGGAAACATCGTGAAGACGATATCCAAAGGTTTGGACCTCGACCTAGGGGTGTTGTCTGGTGCTCACAAGACGTATCACGAAAACGGAAAGCTTCAACTCGAGGAATACTATTTTGACAACCAGCCCGACAGTATTGCCAGGGAGTATTATGACAATGGCCGATTAAAGACAGAAATTTTTTACGATGGCGATTTCGAACGGGCCAGACGATATGAAAAGACCTTTGAAAGAAATGGGAAACTCGTTAAGTCCGTCACCTATGCAAAGCGGGAGCCCGGTGCAGAACCTGATACGGTTTCTTCTTTTTTGAAGGATGCTCTGGCGCCCGATAAGCCGTAG
- a CDS encoding DUF302 domain-containing protein, with translation MSGLKNILSDFSVKETLDRLAALVSSHGLTVFICIDHAANADEVGLPLRPTEVIIFGNPKAGTVLMQDKQTAGLDLPMKALAWEDENGKVWLTYNEVQWISQRHGLTDKSAVVVKAIEDGMTMVCNAATKKKEL, from the coding sequence ATGTCGGGTCTAAAAAATATTCTCAGTGACTTTTCAGTAAAAGAAACCCTCGACCGGCTTGCGGCCCTGGTGTCATCCCACGGCCTCACCGTTTTTATTTGTATTGATCACGCCGCGAATGCAGATGAGGTCGGCCTTCCACTTCGGCCGACAGAAGTAATAATTTTTGGAAACCCCAAAGCAGGTACCGTGCTGATGCAGGACAAACAAACCGCGGGACTCGACCTCCCGATGAAGGCCCTGGCGTGGGAAGACGAGAATGGAAAGGTATGGCTCACCTATAACGAGGTCCAGTGGATTTCACAACGGCATGGGTTGACGGATAAAAGCGCCGTCGTGGTAAAAGCCATCGAAGACGGGATGACCATGGTTTGCAACGCAGCAACAAAAAAGAAGGAGCTGTGA
- a CDS encoding PadR family transcriptional regulator: MKTPSLGEFEELVLLMVGALHDEAYGVAVLENLEGHLKKKLNISAVHVALKRMEDKGLVRSRFGGITEDRGGRRKKYYVMTALGKRALDHQYALRNSIYSLIPDISFSK, encoded by the coding sequence ATGAAAACTCCATCGCTCGGAGAATTTGAAGAATTGGTCTTGTTGATGGTTGGCGCCCTCCACGACGAGGCCTATGGCGTGGCCGTGCTCGAAAACCTGGAAGGCCACCTCAAAAAGAAGCTCAACATCAGCGCCGTGCACGTCGCCCTCAAACGCATGGAAGACAAAGGGCTGGTGCGGTCGCGCTTTGGCGGCATCACCGAAGATCGGGGAGGCCGTAGAAAAAAATACTACGTCATGACCGCCCTGGGCAAGCGGGCATTGGATCACCAATACGCCCTGCGCAACAGCATCTATAGCCTGATCCCCGATATATCCTTTAGCAAATGA
- a CDS encoding rRNA adenine methyltransferase codes for MQMLYDPQNKTIQRCAQGMTLEGEGRGEVAAVIFRQAWDEATTDLEKFIAAHYVARHQPGVSGKLQWDKTALDHAQRVPDVQVKGAYPSLYLNIAKDYEDLQEFILARDNYETALFYTQFLNDDGYGGMIRAGIAAGIARTTNR; via the coding sequence ATGCAAATGCTTTACGACCCTCAGAACAAGACCATCCAACGCTGTGCTCAAGGCATGACCCTGGAAGGGGAGGGCCGGGGAGAGGTTGCCGCAGTGATTTTCCGGCAGGCCTGGGATGAGGCCACCACCGATCTTGAAAAATTCATCGCTGCCCATTACGTGGCCCGCCACCAACCTGGAGTATCAGGCAAACTCCAGTGGGACAAAACCGCCCTCGACCACGCACAACGTGTGCCCGACGTCCAGGTGAAAGGCGCCTATCCCTCGCTCTATCTCAACATCGCCAAAGACTACGAAGACCTGCAAGAATTCATTCTCGCCCGGGACAATTACGAAACAGCCCTCTTTTATACCCAATTCCTGAATGACGATGGCTACGGCGGAATGATACGCGCAGGGATAGCAGCCGGAATAGCAAGAACAACGAATCGGTGA
- a CDS encoding aminotransferase class V-fold PLP-dependent enzyme, with protein sequence MKSTNESPFSPEEITALRNDTEGCGQVIHLNNAGASLMPRGVTQSILDHIKLESQIGGYEASALRHDAIRQFYDVAGKLFNGKPANIAFTASATDSYTRALSAIPFRAGDIILTDTDDFISNQIQFLSCQKRFGVRIEHIRNSPGGGVDLDDLDHKLHTLQPRLLAITHVPTNSGLVQPVNAIGEIYGRYAQQHGDKTWYLLDACQSVGQMKLDVEVLKCDFLSVTGRKFLRGPRGTGFLYISDKALQQGLEPLFIDMRGAEWIEKDRYKPREDAMRFEDWEFAYALVLGTRMAIEYCLHLGEERIWQQVKLLSTYMRQELASLSSLRMLDRGPETCGLVTFTVAGSDPKYLVNELLKRKINVVPSFRNFAVIDFDEKKAAWAIRASPHYFNTKLEIDTFISALNEII encoded by the coding sequence ATGAAAAGCACGAACGAAAGTCCTTTCTCCCCCGAAGAGATCACCGCCTTGCGAAACGACACCGAAGGCTGCGGGCAGGTCATCCATCTCAACAACGCCGGTGCGAGCCTGATGCCGCGGGGAGTGACGCAAAGTATCCTGGATCATATCAAGCTCGAGTCACAGATTGGCGGCTATGAAGCTTCTGCGCTGCGGCACGACGCCATCCGGCAATTCTATGATGTGGCGGGCAAGCTGTTCAATGGTAAGCCTGCGAACATCGCCTTTACGGCAAGCGCCACCGACTCCTATACCCGTGCGCTGTCTGCCATCCCCTTCCGCGCGGGTGATATTATTCTGACCGATACCGACGACTTCATCTCCAACCAAATCCAATTCCTGTCCTGTCAAAAAAGGTTTGGCGTTCGCATCGAACACATCCGGAATTCTCCCGGCGGTGGCGTTGACCTTGATGATCTCGATCATAAGTTACACACCCTGCAACCCCGCTTACTGGCCATCACGCACGTCCCCACCAACTCGGGCCTAGTTCAACCGGTGAACGCCATTGGCGAGATCTATGGACGCTATGCGCAACAGCACGGCGACAAAACCTGGTATCTGCTGGACGCCTGCCAATCGGTTGGACAAATGAAACTGGACGTGGAGGTTTTAAAGTGCGACTTCCTGAGCGTAACCGGCCGCAAATTTCTTCGTGGCCCCCGCGGCACAGGATTTCTCTACATTTCCGACAAAGCCTTACAACAAGGACTGGAACCGCTGTTCATTGATATGCGCGGTGCGGAATGGATCGAAAAGGATCGCTACAAACCCCGTGAAGATGCCATGCGCTTCGAAGACTGGGAGTTTGCCTATGCCCTGGTCCTGGGGACTCGGATGGCCATTGAATATTGTCTGCACCTGGGCGAGGAGCGCATCTGGCAACAAGTGAAACTTCTCTCTACTTACATGCGCCAGGAGCTCGCTTCATTGAGCAGCCTTCGGATGCTCGACCGTGGTCCGGAAACCTGCGGATTGGTCACCTTTACCGTGGCCGGTTCCGATCCAAAATACCTCGTGAACGAACTGCTGAAACGAAAGATCAACGTCGTCCCCAGCTTCCGGAATTTTGCCGTCATCGACTTCGACGAGAAAAAGGCAGCGTGGGCCATTCGCGCCTCGCCCCACTATTTCAATACGAAGCTTGAGATCGATACTTTTATTTCCGCACTGAACGAAATAATTTGA
- a CDS encoding NUDIX hydrolase: MEVIDKLAWIELKDKQILSTRSFGKDKYYIPGGKREAGESDVDALCREIREELSVQLDEGSIDFVGVFEAQAHGKPEGTIVRMTCYRASYSGTLAPAAEIEEMRWLRFGDKDKVAPVDILIFDFLKERDLMA, from the coding sequence ATGGAAGTAATCGACAAGCTTGCCTGGATTGAATTAAAAGACAAACAGATCCTATCCACCAGGTCTTTTGGCAAAGACAAGTATTATATCCCCGGCGGCAAACGGGAAGCCGGCGAGTCTGACGTGGACGCTTTGTGCAGGGAAATCCGGGAAGAGCTTTCCGTCCAATTGGATGAAGGAAGTATTGATTTCGTGGGTGTGTTCGAGGCGCAGGCGCATGGCAAGCCGGAGGGCACGATCGTGCGGATGACCTGCTATCGCGCGTCTTACTCCGGCACATTGGCGCCGGCAGCGGAAATAGAGGAAATGCGGTGGCTGCGGTTTGGTGATAAGGACAAAGTTGCCCCCGTCGATATTTTGATCTTTGATTTTTTAAAAGAACGGGATTTGATGGCGTGA
- a CDS encoding DUF1905 domain-containing protein, with protein sequence MPKFKATLYKTGINTCADVPDTITRKMKSPKGRIHVKGTVNGFAFTKTLVPVKDNPYRLFVNAPTLKGANASVGETANFVITQDLHKIKKQYTMSPVFRRQLQRHKVLKDFNALTPARQQDILKYLSFVTREETLMKHAGKIIEKLKAGEKNIRIP encoded by the coding sequence ATGCCCAAATTCAAAGCAACCCTCTACAAAACCGGCATCAACACCTGCGCCGATGTTCCCGATACCATCACTCGCAAGATGAAATCCCCCAAGGGGAGAATCCACGTAAAGGGCACTGTCAACGGCTTTGCTTTCACCAAAACATTGGTACCCGTGAAGGACAATCCCTACCGGCTCTTTGTGAACGCACCCACCTTGAAAGGAGCAAATGCTTCCGTAGGTGAAACGGCCAACTTTGTGATCACCCAAGACCTGCACAAAATAAAAAAGCAGTACACCATGTCACCGGTTTTCCGCCGGCAGCTGCAGCGACACAAAGTACTGAAAGATTTCAACGCCCTCACCCCAGCCCGGCAACAGGACATCCTGAAATACCTGAGCTTTGTTACAAGAGAAGAAACTCTGATGAAGCACGCCGGAAAGATAATTGAAAAGCTAAAGGCGGGTGAGAAGAACATTCGGATACCCTGA
- a CDS encoding Lrp/AsnC family transcriptional regulator, which translates to MQPLDEFDKKLLRLLQRNNKTTADELGEAVGLSPSAVQRRLKRLRDEKVIEADVSIVSPQVAGIGITCVVDIVLQDGNSRALEKFKTTMRKCPEVMQCYFVTGTYDFVILVNAKDMQHYEAFSKKWLMDNNNVKHFYTHVVMDKVKVGYSVEV; encoded by the coding sequence ATGCAACCCCTGGACGAGTTCGACAAAAAATTATTAAGACTGTTACAACGCAACAACAAGACCACCGCCGATGAACTCGGCGAAGCGGTGGGCCTGAGCCCGTCGGCCGTGCAGCGGAGGTTGAAGCGGCTTCGCGATGAAAAAGTCATTGAAGCGGATGTGTCCATCGTTTCGCCCCAGGTGGCAGGCATCGGCATCACTTGTGTCGTCGATATTGTTCTACAGGATGGCAACTCGCGTGCCCTGGAGAAATTCAAGACCACCATGCGCAAATGCCCCGAGGTGATGCAATGTTATTTCGTGACCGGTACCTACGACTTTGTGATCCTGGTCAATGCCAAAGACATGCAGCATTACGAAGCGTTCTCCAAGAAATGGCTCATGGATAATAACAATGTAAAACACTTTTACACGCACGTGGTCATGGATAAGGTAAAAGTGGGCTATAGCGTTGAGGTTTAA
- a CDS encoding ABC transporter permease, with the protein MKPPKRALQFLRWFCREDYLEEIEGDLIEVFEKQSVFSPRRARWSFIWSVCKYLRPQFLRAFKFNVHQNARAMFRHNVTITYRNFLKYKSSFFINLVGLSSGLACTILIYLWVSDELKVDHLHAAGDRLVEVMERQVDNGQITVQSGTPGMLAETMAQELPEVAYATTVSWTDKYVLSVDDHNMQGTGVYAGKDYFKIFSFPLLQGDPNKVLTDKKSIVLSDEMAIRLFGTAENVLGKTVTWQHEKLFNVSGVFKKMPAQSTQQYDFLLTTDEMKEAHPWTLQWTNNAPSTFVVLREGATVEAFSAKIVNFVKDHGGEKGTTVFATPYAHLYLHGRFVNGVEAGGRIEYVRMFSIIAFFILLIACINFMNLSTARASRRIKEIGTKKAMGASRRALIIQYLGESMLMALLSMACAFLLVILLLPQFNLITGKTLTVPTDYSTLLSLAGLAVFAGWVAGSYPALYLSGFNPVAILKGQLHGSWSELWVRRGLVVFQFVCSVVLIVSVWVVYEQMQYTQTKNLGYNKDHLLYFEGQGKVTQNLETVIATVKNFPGVTDASSIGHSLMEFGAGSSTSSMQWEGKDPDLVVEMENVRVNYGMIEMLEVQLLAGRYYSPRFGTEDTNIIFNEAAIAAMDMQDPIGKTVTLWGKPRTIVGVVKDFHFRSFHEKVKPLFFNLAPDGTFMVMMKVEAGKEADVIARLEKFHKEYNPGFLLSYRFLDQDYQAQYVAEQRVATLSKYFAGLAILISSLGLLGLAAFTAERRLKEIGIRKIHGATNVGVVFLLMRDFTRMVLVAIVISFPVSYVISKQWLDGFAYKINLQWWFFASAGLAALMVAWFTVALQTWRAAKASPAKTLRSGE; encoded by the coding sequence ATGAAACCTCCGAAACGAGCACTACAATTCCTGCGGTGGTTTTGCCGTGAAGACTATCTCGAGGAGATCGAAGGCGATCTTATCGAGGTTTTTGAAAAACAGTCTGTCTTCTCGCCCCGTCGGGCCCGGTGGAGTTTTATATGGAGTGTTTGTAAGTATCTGCGGCCGCAGTTCCTGCGTGCCTTTAAATTCAATGTTCACCAAAATGCCCGCGCTATGTTCCGCCACAACGTCACCATCACCTACCGGAATTTTTTGAAATACAAGAGTTCCTTCTTTATCAACCTGGTCGGATTGTCGTCAGGGTTGGCGTGCACCATACTGATCTATCTTTGGGTGAGCGACGAATTGAAGGTCGACCATCTGCATGCCGCCGGCGATCGCCTGGTGGAGGTGATGGAGCGTCAGGTAGACAACGGGCAGATCACCGTACAGAGCGGCACACCCGGAATGCTAGCCGAGACCATGGCGCAAGAGCTTCCCGAAGTGGCGTATGCTACCACGGTATCCTGGACCGATAAATACGTGCTCTCCGTCGACGACCACAACATGCAGGGTACAGGTGTTTATGCAGGCAAGGATTATTTTAAGATCTTTTCGTTCCCGCTGCTGCAAGGCGATCCGAACAAAGTGCTGACTGATAAAAAATCAATTGTCCTCTCCGACGAGATGGCGATACGCTTGTTTGGCACGGCCGAAAATGTGCTGGGCAAGACCGTGACCTGGCAGCATGAAAAGCTATTCAATGTGTCGGGCGTGTTCAAAAAAATGCCTGCACAATCCACACAGCAGTATGACTTTTTGCTCACCACAGACGAAATGAAGGAAGCTCACCCGTGGACCCTGCAGTGGACGAACAACGCTCCGTCGACTTTCGTGGTGTTGCGAGAGGGAGCCACCGTGGAGGCATTCTCGGCCAAGATCGTCAACTTTGTCAAGGATCATGGTGGAGAGAAAGGCACCACCGTGTTTGCCACTCCCTATGCTCATCTTTACTTGCACGGACGGTTCGTGAACGGCGTGGAAGCCGGCGGTCGGATCGAGTATGTGCGCATGTTTTCGATCATCGCATTTTTTATCTTGCTCATTGCGTGTATCAACTTCATGAATTTGTCTACCGCCCGTGCATCGCGCCGCATAAAAGAGATCGGAACGAAGAAGGCCATGGGCGCAAGCCGGCGTGCACTGATCATCCAATACCTGGGGGAATCCATGCTCATGGCATTGCTCTCGATGGCGTGTGCGTTTCTGCTGGTTATTTTGCTGTTGCCACAGTTTAATCTCATCACGGGAAAAACATTGACGGTACCTACCGACTACTCCACGCTGTTGTCGCTGGCGGGCCTTGCCGTTTTTGCAGGATGGGTGGCCGGCAGCTATCCCGCCTTGTATCTTTCCGGGTTCAACCCCGTGGCAATACTGAAAGGCCAACTTCATGGATCGTGGAGCGAACTATGGGTGCGCCGCGGATTGGTGGTGTTTCAATTTGTATGTTCCGTCGTGCTCATCGTGTCGGTGTGGGTCGTGTATGAGCAGATGCAGTATACACAAACCAAGAACCTCGGCTATAACAAGGATCACTTGTTGTACTTCGAGGGACAGGGCAAGGTCACCCAAAACCTGGAGACGGTTATCGCCACGGTCAAGAATTTTCCCGGTGTGACCGACGCCTCCAGCATCGGCCATAGCCTGATGGAATTTGGCGCCGGCAGCAGCACCAGCTCCATGCAATGGGAAGGCAAAGATCCCGACCTGGTGGTGGAGATGGAGAACGTGAGAGTGAACTATGGCATGATCGAGATGCTGGAGGTGCAATTGCTGGCCGGCCGCTACTACTCACCCCGCTTTGGCACCGAAGATACCAACATCATCTTTAACGAAGCCGCCATCGCCGCTATGGACATGCAAGATCCCATCGGCAAGACGGTAACCCTCTGGGGCAAGCCCCGCACCATTGTAGGTGTGGTAAAAGATTTTCATTTCCGGTCGTTCCATGAGAAAGTGAAACCGCTCTTTTTTAACCTCGCTCCCGACGGAACGTTTATGGTGATGATGAAAGTGGAGGCCGGCAAGGAGGCAGACGTTATCGCGCGTCTTGAGAAATTTCATAAGGAATACAACCCTGGTTTTCTTCTGAGCTATCGTTTTCTTGATCAGGATTATCAGGCACAGTATGTTGCTGAACAACGCGTGGCTACGCTTTCTAAATATTTTGCCGGCCTGGCGATTCTGATCTCCAGCTTGGGACTCCTTGGACTCGCGGCATTCACGGCAGAGCGCAGGCTTAAGGAGATTGGCATTCGCAAGATTCACGGTGCAACCAATGTTGGCGTCGTGTTTTTGCTGATGCGGGATTTTACGCGGATGGTGCTGGTGGCGATTGTTATTTCTTTTCCGGTTAGTTACGTTATCAGTAAGCAGTGGCTTGATGGGTTTGCGTATAAGATCAACTTACAATGGTGGTTTTTTGCTAGCGCCGGCTTAGCAGCGTTGATGGTGGCTTGGTTCACCGTGGCGTTGCAGACGTGGCGGGCGGCCAAGGCGAGCCCGGCAAAGACGTTGCGTAGTGGAGAGTAA
- a CDS encoding RDD family protein, which translates to MNIEPVQVLTVSSRKRRIAAFLIDHFVITFLMVALIFLILGPGFMDNDNFSKFMTTLWLVGVPGFLLYFAKDSIRGISAGRWIMGIMVRDADNPQEVPSPGRLAIRNLFLILWPVEFIALAVSPEKKRLGDKSMKTVVVKNPNKAAKLPRVLALVGVGLAFFVFSFLFAGNALKNSDAYKIAVKEIEHNEEILEETGGIKGYGMMPKGNISIVNGRGEAQLEINVTGNKKDITVNVFLTKEPHEEWKLVEFSKE; encoded by the coding sequence ATGAACATCGAACCCGTACAAGTTCTGACTGTCTCCAGCCGGAAAAGGAGAATTGCCGCTTTTTTGATTGACCATTTCGTGATAACGTTTTTAATGGTAGCGCTTATTTTCTTGATCCTCGGGCCAGGTTTTATGGACAACGACAATTTCTCGAAATTCATGACCACCCTGTGGTTGGTCGGAGTTCCCGGATTTCTTCTCTACTTCGCAAAGGATTCTATACGGGGCATTAGCGCAGGTAGATGGATCATGGGTATTATGGTCAGGGATGCGGACAATCCTCAGGAAGTTCCTTCACCGGGAAGATTGGCAATCCGCAATCTGTTTCTTATCCTGTGGCCGGTCGAGTTTATCGCGCTCGCCGTCAGTCCGGAAAAAAAGCGATTGGGCGATAAATCCATGAAGACCGTTGTTGTTAAAAATCCCAATAAGGCGGCGAAGCTTCCGCGGGTGTTGGCCTTGGTAGGCGTGGGACTCGCTTTCTTCGTCTTTTCATTTTTATTTGCCGGGAATGCCCTGAAAAATTCCGACGCTTACAAAATAGCCGTGAAGGAAATAGAGCACAATGAGGAGATCCTGGAGGAGACCGGAGGAATCAAGGGTTATGGAATGATGCCCAAAGGAAATATAAGTATTGTTAATGGAAGGGGGGAAGCACAATTGGAGATCAACGTAACGGGTAATAAAAAAGATATCACCGTTAATGTCTTTCTGACAAAAGAACCGCATGAAGAATGGAAGCTGGTCGAGTTCAGTAAAGAGTAA